The DNA segment AAGAGCAAAAAGAATGGCGGGGTAGATAAGAGCGTAGTGCCAATTAAAAATGCTATAAAAGTAAACACAAGTTTTTTCCAAAGTTCTTTGAAAAGTACCATAGTAAGCGAAGCCATAAATGCAGTATATATAAGCAGTACAGCCCAATTGCTATAATCGCTGAAGAAGATGGTAAAAAGCGTGGTGAAGGCACATAAAACAGTAAGCCAAACAAAGTCTGTTTTGTCGGTGGTAAAATAATTGCGCTGGTGCAGCCAAGTAATTTCTGTAAGGTAATGCAGCGGCCCTAAAACAGCATACGAAAATAAGAACACCTCAAATGGTAGTAAAAACGAGGCTGCCAATGCTATTGCAATGAGTGCAATGTTTAGTATGTCAATTTGTTTGGTTGTCAAGTGTATTAATTAGGATGGTAAATTAGGAAACATACCTTTGGTTACAGAGGCAAACTCTGTTTGCAGCAGCGTTTCGGCTTTGTCTAATGCTTCATTAACTGCAGCTTGGATTTTTGCTTCAAGTATCACGGTGTCTTCAGTTTTAAGCACATCAATATTTTTAATCCTTCGATTGCCGTTTACGGTTACTTTAACCCAATCATTTTGTGCACTTATTTCAAGCACATCCAATTTCTTTTTCACCTCATCCATTTTTTGTTTCATTTCGGTGAGCTGCTTCATTTGGTCGAAAAAACCCATATCGTATTTGTTTAGGAATCGAAAATAATTCTTTGCGTGTAATTCCATTTTTCATTTTTCTTTTCCACCTTTCGGGCAGAAATATGTGTGGCATAGCGGGTTTTGTATTAAAGAAATCAAGGGAAGCGTATTCGCAGCATCTTAAAGCGGCATTGCTGCAATTGCAAAAAAGAGGGCCGGATGCGCACAATACATTTGTTCAAGAAAGAGTTGGTTTGGGTCATGCGCGGCTTTCAATTATAGATACATCCAATGCCGCCAACCAACCTATGAGCGATTCGAGCGGCAGGTTTACCATAGTGTTTAATGGCGAAATTTTTAATTACCGCGAGTTGCGTCAGCAGCATCTTTCACATATTAGTTTTGTTACCACAAGCGATACAGAAGTATTGCTGCACCTTTTTATAGAAAAAGGGAAAGATTGCTTGCCGTTGCTCAACGGTTTTTTTGCTTTTGCTGTTTACGATAAAGTTACAGAACAGGTATTTATAGCCCGCGACCGCTTTGGCGTAAAACCATTGATAATTTTTGAAGATGAAAACCAATGGCTTTTTGCTTCCGAAGTAAAAGCGCTGCTCCGGTTTCCCATAAAAAGGGAAATAAATTTTGATGCTTTGCAACATTACTTGCAATTGAATTACGTGCCGCTGGAAACTTCTATGCTTCGAGGATTTAGAAAGTTGCGGCCGGGCAGTTTTTTAGTAATAAGTAAAAGTGGTTTGTGCAAAGAAGGTGCTTTCTACGAAGTGCCTAAAACATGGCTGCAGCATAAATATGCAGGCTATGAGGCTTCGCAACACGAGTTGAAAAAATTGGTAGAAGCAGCTGTGGAGCGCAGGTTGGTGAGCGATGTGCCTTTGGGCGCTTTTTTAAGTGGCGGCATAGATTCTTCTATTGTGGTGAGTTGTGCGGCAAAGCATACCAAGCATCTAAATACTTTTAGTATTGGATTTAAAGATGAACCATATTTTGATGAAACCTACTATGCCAATTTAGTTGCCAAGCGCTACCAAACCAACCACACTGCATTTAAGATTTCTACCGATGAAATGCTGGACAGCATTGAGGATTTACTCGATTATTTAGATGAGCCGTTTGCAGATTCATCTGCCATAGCTGTTAATATTCTATGCAAATACACCCGCCAAAAAGCAACGGTAGCACTCAGTGGCGATGGTGGCGATGAGCTCTTTGCCGGCTACAATAAACACAAGGCAGAATGGCGTGCCAGGCAACATAATGCAGTTAATTTTGTATTGAAAAATACAACACCTTTATTAAAAATGCTTCCGGCATCGCGCCATGGAAAATTCACCAATTTGTTTCGGCAATTGCAGCGCTATGCTACCGGGTTGCACTTGAGCAACGAAGCGCGCTATTGGCGCTGGTGTGCATTTACCAATACTGCCGAAGCGCAACAGTTACTATTAGAGCAGCATCCATACAATCAAAAAATAGAAGCTGCCTTAGCTCAAATTATTGCTGCTGAAAATGACATGAACAACATGCTGTTGGCAGATGTGCGCATGGTGCTGGCAAACGATATGTTGGTGAAAGTAGATATGATGAGCATGGCAAACAGTTTAGAAGTGCGCACACCGCTGTTAGATTATACGGTAGTAGATTTCGCATTTTCATTGCCGTTTGAGTATAAGCTGCGCAATGGCTCCGGCAAAAGCATTTTAAAAGATGCATTTAGAAACGATTTGCCGGAAGAGTTATTTACCCGTTCCAAAAGAGGGTTTGAGGTGCCGCTGCTCAAGTGGTTTAGAACAGCATTGCACGAAAAAATAGAAAGCCATTATTTAAACAATGACTTTATTTGCGAGCAAAAAATATTTCGTCCCGAAAAAGTGAAAGCGCTAAAGCAGCAATTATTTTCCCGAAACCCGGGCGATGTACATGCACAAATTTGGGGTTTAGTAGTTTTTCAGCATTGGTACAAAAAATATTTCCAAGAGTAAATTATGGGCAGAAAGCCGCGTGTTCTACGCATTATCAATAGGTTGAATTTAGGAGGGCCAACATACAATGCTGCATATCTAACTAAATATATGGCAGATTTCGACACGCTCTTGGTTTCCGGCATGAAAGACGAAAGCGAAGAAAGCTCGGAGTTTATTGTAAAAAAACTCGGTTTGGAGCCAATGTATGTACCCGAAATGTATCGCGAGTTGAATCCTTTCCGCGACTACAAATCATATTTTAAAATCAGAAAAATAATTAGCGACTTTAAGCCGGATATAGTGCACACACACGCTGCAAAAGCCGGTGCGGTGGGTAGGTTGGCAGCTATTCACGAAGATGTTCCTGTGGTAATACATACATTTCACGGGCATGTTTTCCATTCGTATTTCAACAAGGTGAAAACACAATTGTTTTTAAATATTGAACGCTACCTTGCCAAGCGCACTACAAAGATTGTAACACTTAG comes from the Chitinophagales bacterium genome and includes:
- a CDS encoding YbaB/EbfC family nucleoid-associated protein, with the translated sequence MELHAKNYFRFLNKYDMGFFDQMKQLTEMKQKMDEVKKKLDVLEISAQNDWVKVTVNGNRRIKNIDVLKTEDTVILEAKIQAAVNEALDKAETLLQTEFASVTKGMFPNLPS
- the asnB gene encoding asparagine synthase (glutamine-hydrolyzing), with amino-acid sequence MCGIAGFVLKKSREAYSQHLKAALLQLQKRGPDAHNTFVQERVGLGHARLSIIDTSNAANQPMSDSSGRFTIVFNGEIFNYRELRQQHLSHISFVTTSDTEVLLHLFIEKGKDCLPLLNGFFAFAVYDKVTEQVFIARDRFGVKPLIIFEDENQWLFASEVKALLRFPIKREINFDALQHYLQLNYVPLETSMLRGFRKLRPGSFLVISKSGLCKEGAFYEVPKTWLQHKYAGYEASQHELKKLVEAAVERRLVSDVPLGAFLSGGIDSSIVVSCAAKHTKHLNTFSIGFKDEPYFDETYYANLVAKRYQTNHTAFKISTDEMLDSIEDLLDYLDEPFADSSAIAVNILCKYTRQKATVALSGDGGDELFAGYNKHKAEWRARQHNAVNFVLKNTTPLLKMLPASRHGKFTNLFRQLQRYATGLHLSNEARYWRWCAFTNTAEAQQLLLEQHPYNQKIEAALAQIIAAENDMNNMLLADVRMVLANDMLVKVDMMSMANSLEVRTPLLDYTVVDFAFSLPFEYKLRNGSGKSILKDAFRNDLPEELFTRSKRGFEVPLLKWFRTALHEKIESHYLNNDFICEQKIFRPEKVKALKQQLFSRNPGDVHAQIWGLVVFQHWYKKYFQE